A region from the Vicia villosa cultivar HV-30 ecotype Madison, WI linkage group LG3, Vvil1.0, whole genome shotgun sequence genome encodes:
- the LOC131655964 gene encoding metal tolerance protein 10-like, which translates to MAKVTEVRTDSTDYRTELLSPNIASENVSMARQPSWRISMDDHRMPERQMESHFGFGLFLRTMNRQRKLAKYYERQQVLLKGFQEVDSYLDLGTIPGNLTEDEMKKLERNEKVAIYLSNIGNMVLFVAKVYASIQSRSLAVIASTLDSLLDLLSGFILWFTSYTMSKPNYDKYPIGKNRMQPVGIVVFASVMATLGLQILFESMREIIVKAQPDRNPTKEKWMIAIMVTATFVKVGLMTYCRRFKNEIVRAYAQDHFFDVITNSIGLATAVLAIKFYWWLDPLGAVLIALYTISNWAKTVMENVWSLIGKTAPPEYLAKITYLCWNHDKEIKHIDTLRAYTFGSNYFVEVDIVVSEEMSLSQAHDIGETLQDKLEMLPEIERAFVHVDLNTTHKLEHKQLKVA; encoded by the exons ATGGCAAAAGTGACTGAAGTTAGAACTGATTCAACTGATTACAGAACTGAGCTTCTTTCTCCAAATATAGCTTCTGAGAATGTCTCTATGGCTAGACAACCTTCATGGAGGATCAGCATGGATGATCATCGAATGCCGGAGAGACAAATGGAGTCTCATTTTGGCTTTGGATTATTCCTAAGAACAATGA ATAGACAAAGAAAACTTGCTAAGTATTATGAGAGGCAACAAGTGCTTCTTAAAGGGTTCCAAGAAGTGGATTCATATCTTGATTTGGGCACAATACCTGGAAACTTAACCGAG gatgAGATGAAGAAacttgaaaggaatgagaaggtgGCAATTTATTTATCTAACATAGGGAACATGGTGCTATTTGTAGCAAAAGTTTATGCATCTATTCAAAGTAGATCTCTGGCTGTGATTGCATCAACTTTGGACTCATTGTTGGATCTTTTGTCTGGATTTATACTTTGGTTTACTTCATATACTATGAGCAAACCAAACTATGATAAATACCCTATTGGCAAGAATAGAATGCAACCTGTG GGGATTGTTGTATTTGCGTCTGTCATGGCAACTCTCGGATTACAAATATTATTTGAATCAATGAGGGAAATCATCGTAAAG GCTCAACCTGATAGAAATCCTACAAAAGAAAAGTGGATGATAGCAATTATGGTGACAGCGACGTTTGTAAAAGTCGGGCTCATGACATATTGTCGCAGGTTCAAAAATGAAATAGTTAGAGCCTATGCACAAGACCATTTCTTTGATGTCATTACAAACTCAATTGGTTTAGCCACAGCAGTGTTAGCCATCAAATTCTACTGGTGGCTTGATCCTCTTGGAGCTGTCTTG ATAGCTTTATATACAATAAGCAATTGGGCGAAAACGGTGATGGAGAATGTATGGTCATTGATTGGAAAAACAGCTCCTCCAGAGTACCTTGCAAAGATAACATATCTATGTTGGAACCATGACAAGGAGATCAAGCACATCGATACATTGAGAGCCTACACATTTGGGTCTAATTACTTTGTGGAGGTAGACATAGTTGTGTCAGAAGAAATGTCACTTAGTCAAGCACATGACATTGGAGAGACACTTCAAGATAAGCTTGAAATGTTACCTGAAATTGAAAGAGCCTTTGTTCATGTTGATTTGAATACTACTCATAAACTTGAACACAAGCAACTCAAGGTGGCATAG